acattgattaaaattaactatattaatataaataatattcatatgtatatttgatttcttttaattttataaggtgaaaaattatattatttgattaggaaagtaaatattttattttattaggaaactatatatatatattatttttttttattttcctaatcaaataatataatttttcaccttataaaattaaaagaaatcaaatatacatatgaatattatttataataatatagttaattttaatataaggtgaaaaattatattatttgattaggaaagtaaaaaaataatatatatatatatatatatatatatatatatatatatatatatatatatatataaacagaaaaatgaaattataaaaagaaaatggaTAAACTTGAGGAACcattagaagagagaaaaattGCACAATTGAAATTATGTCAACGTACATGATGAAGATAAAAAAGAAAATCTAAATTATTAAGCAATTAATACAACAATTAGgtaaaaataatataaacaaaataatttaaaaattttaaattaaaattatgccTTACACAATAAAGTATTAATAGAACTTGATTTTCAGTGCTATAAgataatattgaaaaaaaaatagaagaactattttttataGACATATTATttgaattcaaattaaaataaaactataATTAATAGTTTAATCTAGATTAAGATGGAATTAGAATTAATGATTATTAAAGTTTTTTCTTACAATCATGGGTAATAGTAGTaaagaattatatattttttaagtaaAATTGAGTGTTCGATtattatgaatgaaaaaaatCTCACTATGAGAGATACCTGTgatttaaaaaaatgttttttttataaatatattaattgaatttaaattaaaatagaattaaaatatattGAACTATAATATATAAGtatgaaaatataaatagaaaaatatgaaTAGGGAAGGAAACGCGGAGAAGAAAATAGtcagaaattttataatttttattttttttataaatataaaaaatggtCCCAATGTGCTTTTAAGGTGCTAGATTCATCGTATTAGCTAATTGTTGTTGGATAATTAAGAGACGTTTAGTCCCAAAACCTCTCCAACCCTCCATTTTTCCTGCTGGAATCTCTCCAATAAGCTAGTACAATAATTAAGCTACGCAAATAACTGCTAAAACTTTCCCACCATCAACAACCCATTACCAAAAACTAGCCATTACAACCACAGCCATTATTTCTTTGTGTTTTTATTCTAAAAACAAACTTTCTTTCAACAGAAAAATCGCAACCTCCTTTTTTTCTCTGCCTTTTTAAGTTCGCAACACAAGACAGGGCCTTTCATTCCCTTGTTAATTCATTTCCCCCCCTTTTTTTCTACTTGTTCTCTGGTTTTATACGTTCTTTCTTCTTTGTTTTGGGGGGATAATAAAGTAGATATCTTTCtttatctttattattattattattattttatagttTATATTCTGTTCCCTGTTAATTTGAATCTCTTTTCTTCATGGGTAATTTTGTAAGAACTTCCTTGGCCATTATTGTGGCATGGTTTAGCCTTTTTCAAGGACTTTTGGTAGCTGTTAATGGGCATTTTAATTATAAGGAAGCCCTTACCAAGTCCATACTTTTCTTGGAAGCACAAAGATCGGGAAAACTCCCACCACACAATAGGATACCATGGAGAGGAGATTCTGCCCTTGATGATGGTAAACTTGAAAATGTGAGTTTCTTTATTTCTCTACATTGTAATATAATCAAAacccaggaaaaaaaaaatctcaatttagacttttttttttcaagtataaaaagaaaagaaatgtaaTATCTTTTATGATCTTTGCATATATAGGCGGACCTATCTGGGGGATACTATGACGCAGGAGACAATGTAAAATATGGTTTGCCAATGGCTTTTACCGTTACAACACTATCATGGAGTGCTATAGCATATAAGAAAGAATTAGAAGCCGCCTGCGAGATGGAAAATGTGCGTGCCGGTATCAAATGGGGCACGGATTATTTTCTAAAAGCCAGCAGTAGACGAAACCGTTTGTATGTGCAGGTATAATCAGAAGAtaattattagcttgtgattaAATTGATATGCTTTTAAGAGTCGATGGTTGTTTAATTGTTGGGTTAATGAAGGTGGGAGACCCAGTAGCGGATCATCAATGTTGGGTGCGACCAGAAAATATGAAGACACCAAGAACTGTGTTGAAGATTGATGCGAATCAACCTGGAACAGAGATTGCAGCAGAAACTGCAGCTGCAATGGCTTCTGCTTCCATTGTTTTTAGACCCTCAAATCGTACCTATGCTCGTCGTCTCCTCAACAAAGCCAAACTGGTGATCTTTGCAATATTTTGGGGTTTACTTATTTTGTGCTGTATACGAAGACGATcttaattaatattttctttctttttcagcTTTTCAATTTTGCCAAATCACACAAAGGAACTTATGATGGAGAATGCCCATTCTATTGCTCTTTCTCTGGCTACAAcgtaaactctctctctctctctctctctctctctctctctccttggacTTGCATATAGCCATAAGTTTGTACAGTAAGAGCTAAGCTTTGAGAATGCTTAAAATGCAGGATGAGCTTATGTGGGCTGCAACTTGGTTATACATGGCGAGCAAGAAGGCCGTGTACTTGAAATACATTACAGACGAATCTATTAATGCTAATGTTGCTGAGTTTAGCTGGGACCTTAAATACGCTGGAGCCCAAGTCCTGCTTTCCGAGGTTCATCATCCTTGTCTTTCACTTCCTTAAAACATTGAAAGACTTGGCAAGGTCGATTTTTCCTGAGGAGTTTTCTGTTGAAGCTGATAGTTTTTCTTAAATTGCAGTTCTTCTTTCGAGGAGAGAAGGGTTTAACCCCACATAAAAATGCAGCTGATAGTTTTGTATGTTCAGTACTCCCTGATAGCCCTTTTCATCAACTTTATGTCACTCCaggttccctctctctctctctctctctctctctctgcctaCTTCACATGAAGAAATAAGTATAGAAAGAATATGTTCATTTTTGTGTTAATTTCAGGTGGCATGCTTCACTTGAGAGATGGGGCCAACACTCAATATGTTACAGGCACAGCTTTATTGTTTGCCACCTACAGTGACATCCTAAAGGATCACAATCAACATGTCATCTGTGGAAACAAGCAATTTGACTCAACCGCCCTCCTGAACTTTGCCAGGCAACAGGTATGTAAACTTATATTTCTCACTTTCAAGATTAATACTTTAAAACCCAAACGAATCAAAAACTAAAAGTTGCAACAACATTCGTTAATTTGGTGTACAATCGCAGATGGATTACTTGCTAGGGAACAACCCGCTAAAAAGATCATTCATGGTTGGATTTGGAAGCAACCCACCAACGCAACCACACCACAGAGGCGCTTCCGTTCCAATGTCGGAAGCAAAAGACGATGTGAGCTGCCCCATGAGCTTTGTGAACTGGCTCCAGAGGAGTGGACCAAACCCTAATGAGCTAACGGGTGCATTTGTGGGTGGACCTGACAAATACGACAACTTCGTGGACAAACGAACCGATTCATCCTATACCGAGCCATGCACCTACGTCAACTCTCAGGCAGTCGGTGTTCTGGCAAAGTTGGCATCGTCTCACTAGTATCAGTTGGATTGTACTGTGTGTGTATGTATCatgtaatttcatttcatttaatcgTGTTCAGAATTTTTTGCAAGCAAtgcaaaattttttatttcactACGTGGATTTTTCATTAGCTTGCTTCATCATCTAATTTGACATATATATCTGAaatattttaaatgaaaatacttttaataatcctaagaattaataaattttaaaatattgatttcaatttttttttatctcattttaatgtaTAGGAAAAAACTttgatatataatttataattgattTCAATATATATTTTAGTTTTGATGGATTTTAAAATAGCTATAAAAGAGAACCTTAAATTTTGATAAGGCCATTTTTTCATGAGACTTCAAGTTATGGGTATTCTAAATCCTTGACATGGAATCTACAAATAATGAGATTTGTATATAGTGCATTAACTAAAATTTAAACAGTTAATTGGAAAAAAAATCCTaaagtttattaatatttgtaattaaatttgaagtttgtataattattaattaaatcttCACATTTAATCAATGTCTTAAACTAATATAACCATAAAAAAACTTCTAATATACCTAACAAAAATTTCACATCAGCCGTCATATCATTATTAGAAATGCcacattaaaaatttaaaattaaatttaattaccaaaataaatcatgaaatttatcaatttttataattaaactttaagcATGTGTAATTACCAATTAAACTATCCCGTTTGATTGATGTCTCAATTTGATCTGACTATTAATAAACCATTAACATACTTCAACGATTAAGAAATTATAAGTCAAATTTTATACTGCATATACAATTATCTTATCCCATTCTAATCAATATGTACGTTAAAGGcaacattaacaaaatttattcactattactatatATATGTATAACAATATAATACAACCATAAAAACATagcaaaataaaacaaaataaaattcttCTTCCTCTGCATAGttaacttttttttaaataaattatttcattctttaaattattttcttatctTTGTCAACACTTCAATTCTACTCTGcaaataattaattagtatattATTTTAATCACACTTTTTACTAAGCTATATCTATTTTTTAGCGATTTTATTATTAATCTTCTTTAACTCTCTAACTTTTTCCTTAAgagtttttttttatcaaaacaaATGTTTTAGTAGCTTATTCTTTCGGCCATTTCAAGATACTACTGGAAAAAAGAATAATAATTCACTTGAATTAATTACCCATTAATGTCAGTTATCAATAAGTTTATAAAGTATAACTTtcaactaaaataataaaaataataaaagcaaCTACAATTACTTTCCAAGTACCAATTATTGACGATCGGATCAATTCGAAATATCAATTGAATGTGAAGGTTTAGTTTGTAATTatacaaattttttaatttaattataaaaattaacaaaatttatatttttttaacaattaatCCTAATTTAGAATTCATGATGTAATTTCTTAATGATGATATAGTAACTAATGTGAAATTCTCATTAACTATactaataatttattaatgatCAAGTTAAATTAAGACGTTAATCAAATGTGaggatttaatatataattatacaaACTTCaagatttaattataaaaatttataaatttgagGATTTTTTTTACAATTAATCTAAATTTATCGCTTAAAGTGTCATTGATTGTTTAAGAAAAAATATGCGCACAGAAAATAAGGAAATAATTATTAAAGAATAGAATTTTAGATAAAAGGCAATAACAagcaaaaaaaaacaaaaaagaaattttcactatatatttttatattttaggttaataatataaaaattaaatttaaataataaaaaattaattttatggcTATAAAATTACATATCTTTAATATCTTTTgcccataaaaaaaaaattaaattaatatgctggtttgaaaaaaaaataataaaggaagaaaaaggaaCTCAAATACAATTGTTAAACTTAAATGCATTTACTTTGGAAGCCATGTTTGGCTGCTCTCTCCAACGTCGACAAGTCATGTTGGATttgaatagaaaatttttctCCCTTCAGGTTGATTGAGGTAACTAGCTGCTTCGTGGAAGCGTGACAATTGTATCCTCAAACCCCCAATCCATCTTCCAGAAATAGTGTGGATGAGGATAACGTCTCTCTCTGCCTCTTTCCTCGAATATTCCCTCATcagatttattaattttaatctcTAACAGTCAACAAAAtacatttataaataataataattgagcaGAATTCTTACCAGGCCGA
The sequence above is a segment of the Hevea brasiliensis isolate MT/VB/25A 57/8 chromosome 11, ASM3005281v1, whole genome shotgun sequence genome. Coding sequences within it:
- the LOC110662247 gene encoding endoglucanase 16 — translated: MGNFVRTSLAIIVAWFSLFQGLLVAVNGHFNYKEALTKSILFLEAQRSGKLPPHNRIPWRGDSALDDGKLENADLSGGYYDAGDNVKYGLPMAFTVTTLSWSAIAYKKELEAACEMENVRAGIKWGTDYFLKASSRRNRLYVQVGDPVADHQCWVRPENMKTPRTVLKIDANQPGTEIAAETAAAMASASIVFRPSNRTYARRLLNKAKLLFNFAKSHKGTYDGECPFYCSFSGYNDELMWAATWLYMASKKAVYLKYITDESINANVAEFSWDLKYAGAQVLLSEFFFRGEKGLTPHKNAADSFVCSVLPDSPFHQLYVTPGGMLHLRDGANTQYVTGTALLFATYSDILKDHNQHVICGNKQFDSTALLNFARQQMDYLLGNNPLKRSFMVGFGSNPPTQPHHRGASVPMSEAKDDVSCPMSFVNWLQRSGPNPNELTGAFVGGPDKYDNFVDKRTDSSYTEPCTYVNSQAVGVLAKLASSH